Genomic DNA from Theropithecus gelada isolate Dixy chromosome 1, Tgel_1.0, whole genome shotgun sequence:
GGTCCATATTACTGTGGTGTGGGAGCAGACAGAGCCTATGGCAGGGACATCGTGGAGGCCCATTACCGGGCCTGCTTGTATGCTGGAGTCAAGATTGCGGGGACTAATGCCGAGGTCATGCCTGCCCAGGTAAATATAGCTCCAGTCCATCAATGATGAAGGGCAGGCAGGTGCATATAGGACTTTTGCTAGTAAGGGCTGCTGATACACCACTCACTAACCCAAAACCTAAGAATGGGTTGGAGGAGAGGTGAGAAGAGAACAGGTTTAGGAGCTTCTGAGTTGGAGTGAGCAGTTGGCTTTGTTTTAATGGCCAAGCTTCTCGTTTCTAGTGGGAATTTCAAATTGGACCTTGTGAAGGAATCAGCATGGGAGATCATCTCTGGGTGGCCCGTTTCATCTTGCATCGTGTGTGTGAAGACTTTGGAGTGATAGCAACCTTTGATCCTAAGCCCATTCCTGGGAACTGGAATGGTGCAGGCTGCCATACCAACTTCAGCACCAAGGCCATGCGGGAGGAGAATGGTCTGAAGTGAGTACCTTCTGCTGGGGCCATCTTTAATCTCCTGTGGCAGAAAACTTGGGAAGAGACTTATCAATCTCTCAGCAAAGTCTCCTTTGCAggatgacttgcaaatatttacCAGAGTTAAGTAAACTTGACTTCTCAGTCTGGACGTACCTTAGCTGTTGACACTTGACTTCAAATTCTCATTTTGTTCCTATTTGAAAAATACCAAGTAATACTTCTGATTCACAGtgataattattatataaattataacaaataattattagtcatatatcattatataaacattgatatatatatttgtgacaTATATGTCGTGACAGGGAAAAGTTGACAAATTCATGCATTTGAAAATCTTTTAGAACTAAATTAGTTAATAATACAGGCATGTGGATAAGCTTAATGCTTATGAGGGGGAGAAAGTTTCAAATGAttggtcttttcaacaaatactttctACTGCTTGTCGGGCACTGTTCTGACCACTGAGACACACAGGTAAGAAGACGAAGCCACTGCCTTCATGAAGTGTTTGTACCACTGGTATCATATTTTGGTGCACTTCATTCTTGGCTCCATACCTGGAGACAAGGTTGGACTgccatcttttctgtttcttctaggtACATCGAGGAGGCCATTGAGAAACTAAGCAAGCGGCACCAGTACCACATCCGCGCCTATGATCCCAAGGGAGGCCTGGACAATGCCCGACGCCTAACTGGATTCCATGAAACCTCCAACATCAACGACTTTTCTGCTGGTGTAGCCAATCGTAGCGCCAGCATACGCATTCCCCGGACTGTTGGCCAGGAGAAGAAGGGTTACTTTGAAGACCGTCGCCCCTCTGCCAACTGTGACCCCTTTTCGGTGACAGAAGCCCTCATCCGCACGTGTCTTCTCAATGAAACCGGCGATGAGCCCTTCCAGTACAAAAACTAAGTGGACTAGACCTCTAGCTGTCAAGCCCCTCCTAGTTCTTCATCCCACTCCAACTCTTCCCCCTCTCCCAGTTGTCCCAATTGTAACTCAAAGGGTGGAATATTAAGGTCGTTTTTTTCATTCCTTGTGCCCAGTTAATCTTGCTTTCTTTGTTTGGCTGGGATAGAGATGGGTCAAGTTATTAATTTCTTCACACCtaccctcctttttttccctatCACTGAAGCTTTTTAGTGCATTAGTGGGGAAGAGGGTGGGGAAACATAACCACTGCTTCCATTTAATGGGGTGCACCTGTCCAATAGGCATAGCTATCCGGACAGAACACGTTTGCAGGAGGGGGACTTTTCTTCGAGGTAGCTGAAAGGGGAAGACCTGACTTCCTCTGGTTAGGTTAGGACTTGCCCTTGTGGTGGAAACTTTTCTTAAGAAGTTATAACCAACTTTTCTATTAAAAGTGGGAATTAGGAGAGAAGGTAGGGGTTGGGAATCAGAGAGAATGGCTTTGGTCTCTTGCTTGTGGGACTAGCCTGGCTTGGGACTAAATGCCCTGCTCTGAACACGAAGCTCAGTATAAACTGATGGATATCCCTACcttgaaagaagaaaaggttCATGTTGCTTGGTCCTTGATTTATCACACAAAGCAgaatagtatttttatatttaaatgtaaagacaaaaaattatatgtatggtTTTGTGGATTATGTGTGTTTTGCTAAAGGAAAAATCCATCCAGGTCACGGGGCACCAGATTTGAGATGAATAGTCCGGATTAGAAACCAAGCATCTCCTTTTGAGTAGGGAGTGAGGGAGGTGGTGCTTAGAAAGATGGTGCTCTGGGGTTAGGTCCTCATGACCACTTCTGGGTTTCTGCCCTGCCCACCCTCTGGAGAAGGTGGGCACTGGATTAGTTAACACGTTTCTAGCAGTCACTTGATCTCTGTGGCTTTGGTTTAAAAGACAGACACTTGTCCACATGGGTTTAGAGATAAGAGTTGGCTGGTCAACTTGAGCATGTTACTGACAGAGGGGGTATTGGGGTTATTTTCTGGTAGGAACAGCATGTCACTAAAGCAGGCCTTttgatattaaattttttaaaaagcaaaattatagaaGTTTAGATTTTAATCAAATTTATAGGGTTTCTAGGTAATTTTTACAGAATTGCTTGTTTGCTTCAGCTGTCTCCTACCTCTGCTCTTGGTGGAGATGGGGACAGGGCTGGGGTCAAAACacttgtaattttgtatcctgatgtCTTTGTTAAGACTGCTgaggaattattttttttcttttataataagaaataaaccccacctttattccttcatttcatcTACCGTTTTCTGGTTCTTATGTTGGCTGTGGCAGGCCAGCTATGGTTTTCTCTTGTCATGACAACTTCTAATTGCCATGTACAGTATGTTCAAAGTCAAATAACTCCTCATTGTAAACAAACTGTGTAACTGCCCAAAGCAGCACTTATAAATCAACCTAACATAAGAGCTCTCTGATGTGTTCGTGGTTCTTTCAAATCCCCATGTACCATTATATTCCTTTATTTCCTAAAACAGGCAAAATAAGCTCAAGTTTATGTACtctttgagtttttaaaacaCTGGAGTGATGTTGCTGACCAGTCCTTTCCTGTGCCTCTCTAGCTTGGGTATTTGGGACTACTGGGATTAAGTTTTTCACCTAGACTTAATAACACACAATCTTGGCATTTCCTAGCCTAGAGTTTTATAGCAGGGTACAACCCCCACTCCTCCCCATTCTGTGCTCCCCTGAGTTTGGTTTTGGCTTACCATAACATTGTTTTGACCATTCCTGGCCTAATAGCCTAAAATACTTAATGTATGATTAACTGGCTTTACAATTTCTACTATCTGTTGTCAGTGATTCATTTAAGTAACATATTAGCTACCCTGCTTCACTGGTTGAAGCCTTCCAAGGTTGGCCATGCCCTAGGCATGAGCTCGTCCTTGAGTGTATCTTGCCTTGCAGGAAGACCAGTGGACTGCTTGTGATTCTCAAAAGCTCTGTGTTGTCACCCGTGCCCTTGCCCCTTGCTCTACCTTGGTCCGTGTATCTGGAAGTTCTTCCACCTTATCCTGGCCAATTCCTACCTTCATTCATTCCTCATGAGGCTGGGTAAAAGCTCCCTCCGGCTCCCTTGATGCTGTGCACATACCTAGCAAAAAGCAGTTATTCGACACGGCGTGCAATATTATTAACAACATTAATACTACTAATAATGTGGGCAATaatgattgtttttaaaaggcagaatacTCTTATCAGTTTGAGATAGCCGGGGCCTGTGATAGTATTTAGATACGACACAGTTCTTCAGGCGACTGTATTTTACACTAGTCAAGTAATCCTAGATATCCATGGTTTTTCTTAAGAAAGTTGGCTCCTGGTATGATTTAATATTCAAAGTAGAGTCATCTACCTATTAGCTTGCTGGCATGGTCCTAGCTTATGCCTGTTGTTTCAGCATGATTGTTGAGTACCCTCTTTCATCCTTagcattttcttgattttgttgttAAATGATGCATACCCTTATTTCCATTGAATCTCTACTTCCACCTCCCCAACAGAAGTTGTCTTCCCTTTGCTTAGTCACCCTTACAGCCTCTTGGATGGTGTCTCCTACACAGTGTAAACACTAAACTGAAGAGGCAGTGACCTGAGCACTTTGGATTTCATTCATTGTAATCAATTCCCTGACAAAATGATTGCATGAGAAGGAATTTAAGTTCATAGGATCAGAATTTAGGTGAAAACAAGCAGCATATTTGTTTCTCCCCCCTCTCACCTAGAATTAACTTTGACCTAGAGGTCACAGTGCAATCCCCTTGTATTTCTAAAAgattctatttcattttacaaTATGCAGATATATGTCCATACACATgcataatataaatgtataccaTATTTGTAAACATATAccatatttgtatacatttatattatacgTTTGTATTTCTAAGGTGTTTTTTATAGTTCATTTGCAGACACTGGGTTATGTGATAACTTTTATCAGTAATGGATTAAACAGAATAATGACCAAATTTTCAAACTTAAGGAGTCAAGCCAGTATTTACAAAAGGAGGTCTCCATGAACTCCTTAAACATGAGTTCCCCTAATATCATCTTGCCAGGTACTAGATAACAACTAAGTGACAGCACAAGCTATAGGGAATTTGAAAGAATTCCATGGATGGGTGCTGTATAGggccttttattgtttttgagacaatctcactgtcgcccaggctggagtgtagtatggcgtaatcttggctcactgccacctctgcctcccagattcaatcgattctcctgcctcagcctcccaagtggctgggacttggcaccaccatgcccggctaatttttgtatttttagtacagatggggttccaccatgttggccaggctggtcttgaactcctgacctcatgtgacccccctacctccgcctcccaaagtactgggattacaggtgtgagccaccgtgcctggcctagggCCATTTAAAAAGCCAGATCTGTGCTGCTGTGTAGAATGGTAGACAGGTGGATGAGAAGTTCCTGAACTATTCTTGGCCCTTTTACCACTAAGTGAAAGTAACTTGCTGCCCCAAAGAAAGATGTCTCATCATTCAATAGGACTTCCTAATTGAACTTCATGAAAGCAAGAGATCCTGTTTTTCTTGCTTACCACTGTATCTTGAGACCTGTTGTAGTGCCTGCAATActtgtttaataaattatttttaagtatcagTTTTGTGAGCTTTAACTCTATGAGGTCTTTATTATTTGACTGTATTTTAACTCTGGCCATGACAGGAAGACAAAGTTCCATTTTTATTGAGCGTAAAAAGAATCaaggccaggtgaagtggcttacgcctgtgatcccaacactctGTGAGGCTGCAGCGGGAGGAtgtcttgagctcaggagtttgagaccagcctaggcaacatagtgaggtccagtctctacaaaaaaaaatttttttttaattgcacgcctgcagtctcagctatcaggaggctaagatgggaggatcacttgagcccaggaaattgaagctgcagtgagctgtgattgcaccactgcactccagcctgggtgacagattgagaccttgcctaaacaaaacaaaaccccaaaaaacaagtTGAAAATGTTGATTCTTTTTACTACCAACATTATGGCAGGACTAAAAACTTCGTGGGAGTGTACTGTGGAAAATAGTGATAATTATTTCTGGTTGTAATCAGGCTTCCAAGAGCCTCGTGTTGCTTTAAGAGTTAtaactgccaggcacagtggctcatgcctgtaatcccagcaccttgagaggccgaggcaggtggatcacctgaagtcaggagttcgagaccagcctgaccaatatggtgaaacaaaccctgtctctactaaatacaaaaaattagccaggcgtggtggcacatgcctgtaatcccaactacttgggagactgaggcaggagaattgcttgaacctggaaggcggaggttgcagtgagccaagatcacaccattgtactccagcctgggcaacaagagggaaactccatctcaaaaaaaaaaacgttatgactgaggccgggcatgatggctcatgcctgtaatcccagcattttgagaagctgaggcaggtagatcacttgggctcagaagttcgaaaccagcctgggcaacgtgacaaaaccccatccctacaaaaattttgaaaaattaactggacatggtggcatgtacaTGAAGTCATAgttatctgggaggctgaggtgggaagattacttgaacccgggtggttgaagctgcagtgagccatggttgtgccactgcactccagcctgggcaacaaagtgagaccctgtctcaaaaaacaaaaaaaaaatataactgATGTAAACTGGTAGtttaggctgggtgtagtggttcaagcctataatcccagcactttgggaggccaaggcaggtggatcacctgagttcaggagttcgagactagcgtgaccaacatggtgaaaccttgtctctactaaaaataccaaaaatagcaggatgtggtggtgggtgcctgtaatcccggctactcaggaggctgaggcagaggttgcaataagcaaAGATCACTCcatgtcactccagcctgggcaacagagtgagactccatatcaaaaataaataaataaataaataaagtgacagTTCATCATTTAACTCCAAAGACTTCGGGTACATTTCTACTGTAAACAATCTGAGCTGATTAGAGCCCTGCCATTTTA
This window encodes:
- the GLUL gene encoding glutamine synthetase gives rise to the protein MTTSASSHLNKGIKQVYMSLPQGEKVQAMYIWIDGTGEGLRCKTRTLDSEPKCVEELPEWNFDGSSTLQSEGSNSDMYLVPAAMFRDPFRKDPNKLVLCEVFKYNRRPAETNLRHTCKRIMDMVSNQHPWFGMEQEYTLMGTDGHPFGWPSNGFPGPQGPYYCGVGADRAYGRDIVEAHYRACLYAGVKIAGTNAEVMPAQWEFQIGPCEGISMGDHLWVARFILHRVCEDFGVIATFDPKPIPGNWNGAGCHTNFSTKAMREENGLKYIEEAIEKLSKRHQYHIRAYDPKGGLDNARRLTGFHETSNINDFSAGVANRSASIRIPRTVGQEKKGYFEDRRPSANCDPFSVTEALIRTCLLNETGDEPFQYKN